From one Aeropyrum camini SY1 = JCM 12091 genomic stretch:
- the cas3 gene encoding CRISPR-associated helicase Cas3' translates to MEYGCQPNVLKRTIFEMVMRRIHAEGAQKAVDEALLNSQARATEEICRVAYESPGGVVFLEAPTGAGKTEVFMASLLASFASKRPIAARGFLVEPMHSILEAMVDRLKASIKILGVSEDHGETVQPTFLYTAPITVTTPDTYFYGFAASRVYRILTREGVETGRFSMPVGLQATSYTVFDEAHLVQDEVFLSPRLLSLVVAALARAGGLIVVSSATLPSYYKMTIREKLGDWRVEEVKLDHSVSSPKIDVEVKNNSLKPDDVDCNVKGLVLVNTVRKSISVYKSLKTRCSNSKILLLHSLFKRGDKNRKIELLQKLLKEQDSGVIAVATQVLEAGVDLDFEALYTETAPIDSVIQRLGRIGRRRGRGYAVIYDAESHHPYPEELYLKSKEILDQLAGTYTPSIRTSSDLVNSVYKRDIVDSLARLGDTLMLRALTYLESLAPLSYPPNDDLYFRPSAFIDIAILPCDIVEESREWKPEWEEHLVRLSITLSANEKTSGWERLTRLLSEAEKVYEVRSGPGGRRLIQAQASQGPKPGSTLVACLENPEYIYNDEEGLLVSSLSGRRFRVGVKS, encoded by the coding sequence ATGGAATATGGATGCCAGCCTAACGTCCTCAAAAGGACAATCTTTGAGATGGTGATGAGACGGATCCATGCGGAAGGTGCTCAGAAGGCTGTTGACGAAGCTCTCCTAAACAGCCAGGCGAGGGCCACCGAAGAGATTTGTAGGGTAGCATATGAAAGTCCAGGAGGAGTTGTCTTTCTTGAGGCCCCTACTGGGGCCGGGAAAACAGAAGTGTTCATGGCATCCTTACTGGCTAGCTTTGCCAGTAAAAGGCCTATTGCGGCCCGGGGGTTCCTTGTTGAGCCTATGCACTCCATACTAGAAGCCATGGTTGATAGGCTTAAGGCCTCTATAAAGATTTTGGGAGTTTCTGAAGATCATGGTGAGACAGTACAGCCTACTTTCCTATATACTGCTCCCATTACCGTGACCACGCCGGACACGTACTTCTACGGTTTCGCCGCCTCCAGAGTCTACAGGATCTTAACGCGTGAAGGCGTTGAGACGGGCAGGTTCTCGATGCCCGTGGGTCTGCAGGCTACTAGTTATACTGTTTTTGACGAGGCCCACCTTGTGCAGGACGAGGTGTTCCTTAGCCCCAGGCTTCTTTCACTCGTTGTAGCTGCACTAGCCAGAGCAGGTGGATTAATCGTTGTCTCTTCCGCCACACTACCAAGTTATTATAAGATGACTATCAGGGAGAAGCTTGGTGATTGGCGGGTTGAAGAGGTTAAGCTAGATCATTCTGTATCATCTCCCAAGATAGATGTAGAAGTGAAGAATAATAGTCTGAAGCCAGATGATGTAGACTGCAACGTTAAGGGGCTTGTCCTAGTAAACACTGTCCGAAAGTCAATAAGCGTCTACAAATCACTGAAGACAAGATGCAGCAACTCGAAGATACTCCTGTTGCATTCGCTTTTCAAACGTGGAGACAAGAACAGAAAGATAGAGTTACTACAAAAGCTACTTAAAGAGCAAGATAGTGGGGTTATAGCCGTAGCCACTCAAGTCCTAGAAGCTGGGGTAGACCTCGATTTCGAAGCGCTCTATACTGAGACGGCTCCCATAGATTCTGTCATACAGAGGCTTGGCAGGATAGGTAGGAGGCGTGGCCGTGGATATGCAGTCATTTACGACGCCGAAAGCCACCATCCATATCCCGAAGAGCTGTACTTAAAAAGTAAGGAGATACTGGATCAGCTGGCTGGAACCTACACACCAAGTATTAGGACCTCCTCGGATCTAGTTAATTCAGTATATAAAAGAGATATAGTAGACTCCCTAGCAAGGCTTGGAGACACGCTAATGCTCCGAGCCCTGACATACCTTGAGAGCCTCGCACCCCTCTCATACCCGCCAAACGACGACTTGTACTTCCGCCCCTCAGCTTTCATAGACATAGCAATACTCCCCTGCGACATCGTGGAAGAGAGTAGAGAGTGGAAGCCCGAATGGGAAGAACACCTGGTTAGACTATCAATAACTCTCTCTGCAAACGAGAAGACCTCGGGTTGGGAGAGGCTTACTAGATTATTGAGTGAGGCGGAGAAAGTTTACGAGGTACGGAGCGGGCCTGGTGGCCGGAGGCTAATTCAAGCTCAAGCTTCGCAAGGACCAAAGCCTGGTTCCACGCTTGTAGCCTGCCTTGAGAATCCAGAATATATATACAATGATGAAGAGGGACTTCTAGTATCGTCGCTGTCGGGGAGGAGGTTTAGAGTGGGGGTTAAATCATGA
- the cas5a gene encoding type I-A CRISPR-associated protein Cas5a yields MVGKKRRARMPIAEENGSSSDTVRPGDWVVVAELATPAFSVKNPEAYQVASPLPLPLPSTLLGGLMRGVSLLDSCTGGIASQSCIEKTGMMVKAAAPLSKPGQILGVEWEVVLRRLRKVLEPDSEKCSKKKNAGKRSNRALDELREMSDALLRGYITPYNPVYAVFVARNRDDINKIEKAIWYIDRLGDSESLVSARPVGRCQLAEVRSRSVNTPVALDSAVGGSFTVVYAPARADGTGGTRRIEAIAIAMPVKREAVERGYVIVYSEIEVEGSVYGCSVEGIEGRINVAVHESFHEVSGYGIWMPA; encoded by the coding sequence ATGGTGGGAAAGAAGCGTAGAGCTAGGATGCCGATAGCTGAAGAGAACGGATCCTCATCGGACACCGTGAGGCCTGGAGACTGGGTGGTAGTGGCCGAGCTAGCCACTCCAGCGTTTTCTGTAAAAAATCCTGAAGCTTATCAGGTGGCATCACCCCTACCCCTTCCGCTGCCTTCAACACTTCTAGGGGGTCTCATGAGGGGTGTATCACTACTGGACTCATGCACCGGCGGTATTGCTAGCCAGTCGTGTATAGAGAAGACTGGCATGATGGTCAAGGCGGCTGCACCACTATCAAAGCCAGGCCAAATACTGGGGGTAGAGTGGGAAGTTGTGCTCCGGAGGCTCCGGAAAGTTTTAGAACCGGATTCAGAAAAGTGCTCGAAAAAGAAGAATGCGGGTAAAAGGAGTAATAGAGCTTTAGACGAGTTACGCGAAATGAGTGATGCCTTATTACGAGGCTATATAACGCCTTATAATCCAGTATATGCTGTATTTGTCGCTCGAAACAGAGACGATATTAACAAAATCGAGAAGGCCATATGGTACATAGATCGTCTAGGAGACAGCGAATCACTAGTATCCGCGCGCCCCGTTGGGAGATGTCAGCTGGCCGAGGTTAGGTCTAGGTCAGTAAATACTCCCGTAGCTTTAGACAGTGCTGTTGGAGGAAGCTTCACCGTCGTGTATGCCCCAGCTCGTGCAGACGGTACTGGCGGAACTCGGAGAATCGAGGCCATTGCTATAGCAATGCCAGTGAAAAGAGAGGCCGTAGAACGCGGCTACGTTATAGTCTATTCTGAGATAGAAGTTGAAGGCTCAGTATACGGATGCAGCGTTGAGGGGATCGAGGGGAGGATTAATGTAGCTGTGCACGAGAGCTTCCACGAGGTGTCCGGCTATGGAATATGGATGCCAGCCTAA
- the cas7a gene encoding type I-A CRISPR-associated protein Cas7/Csa2: MTYVRVAGRVRVNVTVLTGHGTAGNYSMHARARVYCCGDSSKVYEVPVLTGNSLKHWHAYYAAQVYQALGGSMLNELCKRGIGLRGYNVDAKLEGTREKATSECEAIKDFCNDLHGFLIPESQLKRDSLARFSFAIPVLNTEILEDVEKFSVTHNRVDPLQRRGAEGKGKSSSQENSTTEMMVFKQEYSSGLYGIAASFDLEYLCRPLYESNGRSACDEEEKMRRARASLLALAYLLGGAASKQARALPIAMVEELVVAVCNKPVPNAVHGSYENYVEKTASLLKGVTESLGDGASCILHCYPEGICGGYGSDKLKIKEYRDLGTLLKEAADHASELVGGYGGKEA, from the coding sequence ATGACGTATGTTAGGGTTGCGGGCAGGGTCAGAGTCAACGTGACGGTCCTCACAGGACACGGGACGGCTGGGAACTACAGTATGCACGCCCGAGCTAGAGTCTACTGCTGTGGCGATTCTTCAAAAGTTTACGAAGTCCCTGTCCTAACAGGGAACTCCCTGAAGCACTGGCACGCGTACTATGCAGCTCAGGTATACCAGGCTCTAGGAGGATCGATGTTGAACGAGCTGTGCAAGAGAGGTATAGGACTACGGGGTTACAATGTTGATGCAAAGTTAGAAGGTACCAGGGAAAAAGCTACAAGTGAGTGCGAGGCTATAAAGGACTTCTGTAACGACCTGCATGGCTTCCTTATACCAGAAAGTCAGTTGAAAAGGGATAGTCTCGCCAGGTTTAGCTTCGCAATACCAGTTCTTAACACCGAGATATTGGAGGACGTAGAGAAGTTCTCGGTAACCCATAACAGGGTAGACCCGTTGCAGCGCCGCGGAGCCGAGGGAAAGGGGAAGTCAAGTAGTCAGGAGAATAGCACGACAGAAATGATGGTATTCAAACAAGAGTACTCTTCCGGACTCTACGGCATTGCAGCCTCCTTCGACCTTGAATACCTGTGCAGGCCACTCTACGAATCCAATGGTAGAAGTGCTTGCGATGAAGAGGAGAAGATGAGGAGAGCGAGAGCCTCTTTATTAGCCCTCGCCTACCTCCTGGGAGGAGCGGCTAGCAAACAAGCCAGAGCCCTTCCCATAGCTATGGTTGAAGAGCTTGTTGTGGCTGTGTGTAACAAACCGGTTCCCAACGCTGTCCACGGTTCGTATGAGAACTATGTTGAGAAGACAGCTAGTCTACTCAAGGGTGTAACCGAGTCTCTCGGAGACGGTGCTAGCTGCATTCTACACTGCTATCCCGAGGGCATCTGTGGTGGATATGGGTCCGACAAGCTGAAGATTAAGGAGTATAGGGACCTGGGAACCCTACTCAAAGAGGCTGCAGATCACGCCTCCGAGCTGGTGGGAGGTTATGGTGGGAAAGAAGCGTAG
- a CDS encoding CRISPR-associated protein, with protein sequence MASPSYQSVSSIGVLEKCMERADGQRDPVEDLARTARIVILAEEAYDITDTLASRPSSYEEQLALLARLAVKVYKDLESLYNKGEGERVEEALKRLRYMAANLEKLFRYLRCVEAEGGEKLLNREVRRLAALSLAPDHHALSIREILWG encoded by the coding sequence TTGGCTTCCCCCAGCTATCAGAGCGTAAGCAGCATTGGGGTTCTAGAAAAATGTATGGAGAGGGCGGATGGACAGCGGGATCCTGTAGAAGATCTTGCGAGGACTGCTAGGATAGTTATCTTAGCGGAGGAGGCATACGATATAACCGACACTCTAGCGTCTAGGCCCTCTTCCTACGAGGAACAGCTAGCGTTGTTAGCTAGACTTGCTGTCAAGGTCTACAAGGATCTCGAGTCTCTCTACAACAAGGGAGAAGGGGAAAGAGTGGAAGAGGCGTTAAAAAGACTAAGGTACATGGCAGCTAACCTCGAGAAGTTATTCCGATATCTTAGGTGTGTTGAGGCGGAAGGAGGCGAGAAGCTACTGAACCGGGAAGTCAGGCGGCTTGCAGCCTTATCACTAGCTCCTGACCATCACGCCCTCAGCATTAGGGAGATCCTATGGGGGTGA
- a CDS encoding CRISPR-associated transcriptional regulator Csa3, with product MGSRERLRKVILTTMGFNYSRPWRAVASIGLEPGSLVIIVNSEPRTREAADAVEKLKNMIIDAYGDLHVETRDVWLDPSNGIPRGVAKMRRVVEEAAPARAYILASGGLRWLVVSALLTAMALQTVGVFRGIKVEMLRVDLESEAEGIDLNIRPEMLQPLQLESVPPLATIDYKELLVVETLVGLGRARVKSIARSLQVSRTLADRLLRKLESKKLISSEVRGRGKLYSLTDLGYMLVGI from the coding sequence TTGGGTAGCAGGGAGAGGCTCAGAAAGGTTATACTGACAACAATGGGGTTTAACTACTCCAGGCCCTGGCGTGCAGTAGCATCTATCGGCCTGGAGCCTGGGAGCCTCGTAATAATAGTTAACAGCGAGCCCAGAACAAGGGAGGCAGCTGACGCCGTAGAGAAGCTTAAGAACATGATTATAGACGCTTATGGAGATCTTCATGTGGAAACGAGAGACGTATGGCTAGACCCCTCTAATGGTATACCCAGAGGAGTTGCCAAGATGAGGAGGGTTGTCGAGGAGGCTGCGCCTGCCAGAGCATACATTCTAGCCTCTGGAGGGTTAAGATGGCTAGTAGTCTCTGCCCTTCTAACAGCAATGGCGCTCCAAACAGTGGGTGTGTTCCGCGGAATCAAAGTGGAGATGCTAAGAGTTGATTTAGAGTCCGAGGCCGAGGGTATAGACCTTAACATACGTCCTGAGATGCTGCAGCCCTTACAACTCGAGAGCGTGCCGCCCCTCGCTACAATAGATTATAAGGAACTCTTGGTAGTGGAAACCTTGGTAGGCCTAGGGAGGGCTAGAGTAAAGTCTATTGCAAGATCCTTACAGGTCTCTAGAACTCTTGCTGACAGGCTTCTCCGAAAGCTTGAGTCGAAGAAGTTAATATCTTCAGAAGTGAGGGGGAGAGGGAAGCTCTATAGTCTCACCGATTTAGGCTACATGTTAGTAGGCATATAA
- the cas4 gene encoding CRISPR-associated protein Cas4 yields MSMLKEYAYCPRVAYYMEVLRPSYRPTEPMNLSREIYSVDHVREILRTSGFRIVKEEWAVPLRSKRLGLQGVADGVVVEGRLGIVVVEAKLSVRSNRWLHTRDRHVIFQAAAYALALEETRGYSVDYLAIVSLEDSKTYVVRMSPSLRRDVIRLADDMNKILDDGLEPPPKPGRKCVACRFRRVCQPWVAGRGSERLY; encoded by the coding sequence GTGTCTATGCTGAAGGAGTACGCGTACTGTCCGCGTGTCGCCTACTATATGGAGGTTCTTAGGCCTTCATATAGGCCCACAGAGCCTATGAATCTCTCTCGCGAGATTTATAGCGTGGACCATGTTAGGGAGATCCTAAGAACCTCTGGCTTCAGAATTGTGAAGGAAGAATGGGCTGTACCCTTGAGAAGCAAGCGTCTAGGGCTACAGGGTGTTGCAGACGGGGTAGTTGTCGAAGGGAGGCTGGGCATTGTAGTCGTCGAGGCTAAGCTAAGTGTAAGGTCTAATAGATGGCTTCACACTAGGGACCGTCATGTTATCTTTCAGGCCGCTGCCTATGCGCTAGCCCTCGAAGAGACCAGAGGATATTCTGTTGACTACCTAGCTATCGTTTCGCTGGAGGATTCTAAAACTTACGTTGTTAGAATGTCCCCTAGCCTGAGACGTGATGTGATCAGGCTAGCTGACGATATGAACAAAATCCTGGACGATGGTCTAGAACCTCCTCCCAAGCCAGGTAGAAAGTGTGTGGCATGCAGGTTCAGGAGGGTGTGCCAGCCTTGGGTAGCAGGGAGAGGCTCAGAAAGGTTATACTGA
- the cas2 gene encoding CRISPR-associated endonuclease Cas2 translates to MYVLIAYDISNDSKRLKASQKLLQMGFARVQKSVYIAKGGRSLAKEAYRALQRLADSRKDKIMVMVIPGDSVRDAYGLGGSLEDVKRVVVV, encoded by the coding sequence GTGTACGTTTTAATAGCCTACGATATAAGCAATGATTCTAAACGCCTCAAGGCCTCACAGAAACTTCTGCAGATGGGATTCGCTAGGGTACAGAAGAGCGTGTACATCGCGAAGGGAGGACGGAGCCTTGCCAAGGAGGCGTACCGAGCTCTCCAGAGGCTAGCGGACAGTAGGAAAGACAAGATCATGGTGATGGTTATTCCAGGCGACAGTGTTAGGGATGCCTACGGTCTTGGGGGTAGTCTTGAGGATGTGAAGAGAGTTGTGGTGGTGTAG
- the cas1 gene encoding CRISPR-associated endonuclease Cas1, with protein MMVVAEPGSRIRVARGALVVETKTGKKVVVESSVERVIISSSRVSISSAAVRAAAKMGIDLVFLDWDGSPVARLYPPIINKTVATRIGQFSASERLRRLIAAELVSAKIYNQGQTLKYIARQRADERLREAGYEVELLSGEPLRIADEDGPGFRDRLLSIEARTSRRYWQCIAEILPERLGFSGRDRGALDPFNAALNYGYGILYSIVEKSLLLVGLDPYLGVFHTEKSGKPSLTLDAIEPFRAPIVDRILALKAGRIYLKLEAGRLDYKSRKEVAKAVASSLSMKAAVRGLGRRIRLEDAIMIQARRLAEAFRGSGGFSAVRVGL; from the coding sequence ATGATGGTGGTTGCAGAGCCCGGTTCAAGGATAAGGGTTGCTAGAGGTGCTTTGGTTGTGGAGACTAAAACAGGAAAAAAGGTTGTAGTAGAGAGTAGCGTGGAACGTGTAATAATATCCAGTAGCAGAGTCTCTATCTCTAGCGCGGCCGTACGAGCGGCTGCAAAAATGGGTATAGACCTCGTCTTTCTAGACTGGGATGGCAGCCCCGTGGCGAGGCTCTACCCACCCATTATTAATAAGACCGTGGCAACTAGGATTGGACAGTTTTCAGCCAGCGAGAGGCTTAGAAGACTCATAGCAGCAGAGCTGGTATCGGCGAAGATCTACAACCAGGGCCAGACCCTAAAGTATATTGCAAGACAGAGAGCAGATGAGAGACTGAGAGAGGCCGGATACGAGGTTGAGCTACTATCTGGAGAGCCATTGCGCATAGCAGACGAGGATGGGCCCGGGTTTAGGGATAGGCTCCTATCAATTGAGGCGAGAACGTCGAGGAGATACTGGCAGTGCATAGCAGAGATACTTCCTGAAAGACTCGGGTTCAGCGGCCGTGACCGAGGAGCCCTTGACCCCTTCAACGCCGCCCTCAACTACGGCTACGGCATACTCTATAGCATTGTCGAGAAGAGCCTCCTTCTCGTCGGCCTCGATCCATACCTTGGCGTCTTCCACACCGAGAAGAGTGGGAAGCCTAGCCTAACTCTGGACGCTATAGAACCCTTCCGAGCACCCATTGTCGACAGGATTCTTGCTCTGAAGGCTGGGAGAATATATCTCAAGCTAGAAGCTGGAAGGCTAGACTATAAGTCCAGAAAAGAGGTTGCTAAGGCGGTTGCCAGCTCGCTTTCCATGAAAGCTGCTGTCAGAGGGTTAGGTAGAAGAATTAGGCTCGAAGACGCCATAATGATTCAAGCGCGACGGCTTGCAGAGGCTTTCCGAGGCTCCGGAGGGTTCTCAGCTGTCAGGGTGGGGCTGTGA
- the cas4a gene encoding type I-A CRISPR-associated protein Cas4/Csa1 — MFPRGLWDLIRSSAGDGVYAELRGWKWDVVGPRYAARPTLSDVTGVCPVGRDTYLRRVLNTRVNGGLLRLGALVHEAFLLPFKAHRVGDAYRMFNYLLKRVGARGNEIRVMNAVFEKAVEFSAAARVDGIPVAVEPNVPGGPVGLSDYVRPDLLVGIMPVDLVLAGHGDRWIARKELAIAGYALAVEAWTGNPVDYGVVAGLRVNDELKIVWRLVRVDDHLRTRFLERRDAVARIIEYRSYPGLPEACPAGCAFREVCGV; from the coding sequence TTGTTCCCCCGAGGCTTGTGGGACTTGATAAGATCCTCTGCTGGCGATGGAGTATACGCCGAGTTAAGGGGATGGAAATGGGATGTCGTAGGTCCTAGGTACGCGGCTAGGCCTACACTCAGCGATGTTACAGGGGTTTGCCCCGTTGGTAGGGATACTTATCTGAGGAGAGTCCTAAATACGAGGGTTAATGGGGGGCTTCTCAGGCTGGGGGCTCTAGTACACGAGGCTTTCCTGCTCCCCTTCAAGGCTCACAGAGTAGGCGATGCTTACAGGATGTTTAATTACTTGTTGAAAAGGGTTGGAGCACGAGGCAACGAGATCCGCGTTATGAATGCTGTTTTTGAGAAGGCCGTGGAGTTTTCGGCGGCTGCAAGGGTTGACGGAATTCCTGTTGCTGTCGAGCCTAACGTGCCAGGAGGCCCTGTGGGGCTCAGCGACTATGTCAGGCCGGATCTACTTGTTGGCATCATGCCGGTCGACCTAGTGCTCGCTGGACATGGTGATAGGTGGATTGCAAGGAAGGAGCTAGCTATAGCTGGATATGCTCTTGCTGTCGAGGCATGGACTGGAAACCCCGTTGACTACGGAGTTGTTGCCGGCCTTAGGGTTAACGATGAGTTGAAGATTGTTTGGAGGCTAGTGAGGGTCGACGATCACCTCAGGACAAGGTTCCTTGAGAGGCGTGATGCAGTAGCGAGAATTATAGAGTATAGGAGCTATCCGGGATTGCCCGAGGCATGCCCTGCAGGATGTGCCTTCCGGGAGGTGTGCGGAGTTTGA
- a CDS encoding CRISPR-associated DxTHG motif protein has protein sequence MARSLVVAPWGDFREWSEVEYRLDDVSTKSRSTLRAVLKYERGSGEAYPVVLIPETLVSGDVLGRCRDPECYRKEVYDAVGKDASMFLEEMGVGESRVCVMPNIGDYSMARWEIRGVDLNIVSYYSSMAMLCMLGVGLEKSVDRVVVDLSHGINFMVKAAYRAAMTSSRLLSAIMGREVEIVVYNSEPYRRGVETLEIHKVDDEVVTPGRAASRLVYSYYQGVHRLNSSVDVVKAVRIDRSHSMGREAKKRLNSDSHIKAVNKLLKIHGMQAAASVYFSLPLAALQVGANALRDVGSVEEAVSQLRGTITALQEAMPLVDISHGRVVRHYGGVDYDIVKSALAGTALTVYTMRLYRDFEGNGVYFSGGVVEAELDTLEKVVERLPGPLQFVSMNEIHREKSTEREESGEGPAKYLSESCIGHNVQDRNFIAHAGLERNLACRRGSRVRYHESAANGGELYRVLEESLRKTMRFLFGGDQG, from the coding sequence TTGGCGCGTTCACTAGTTGTGGCTCCTTGGGGGGATTTTAGGGAGTGGAGTGAAGTAGAGTATAGACTAGACGATGTATCGACCAAGTCTAGGAGCACCCTTCGGGCAGTGCTAAAGTATGAGAGGGGTTCGGGTGAGGCTTATCCTGTAGTGCTTATACCCGAAACTCTGGTTTCCGGAGATGTTCTAGGTAGGTGTAGGGATCCCGAGTGTTATAGAAAGGAGGTCTACGATGCTGTTGGGAAGGATGCGAGCATGTTTCTCGAGGAAATGGGTGTTGGGGAGAGTAGAGTTTGCGTAATGCCTAATATAGGAGACTATAGCATGGCCAGGTGGGAGATCCGTGGCGTCGACTTGAACATAGTCTCGTACTACTCCTCAATGGCCATGCTCTGTATGCTGGGGGTGGGTTTGGAGAAGAGTGTTGACAGGGTCGTGGTGGACCTAAGCCATGGCATAAACTTTATGGTGAAGGCAGCCTACCGTGCCGCCATGACGTCCTCCAGGCTTTTGAGCGCTATAATGGGTAGGGAGGTGGAGATAGTGGTGTATAACAGTGAGCCCTATAGGAGGGGGGTTGAGACGCTGGAGATACATAAAGTAGATGATGAGGTTGTGACGCCAGGAAGAGCCGCCTCAAGGCTAGTTTACTCGTATTATCAGGGGGTGCACAGGCTGAATTCTAGTGTTGATGTGGTTAAGGCTGTGAGGATAGACAGAAGCCATAGTATGGGGCGTGAGGCTAAGAAGAGGCTGAACAGCGACAGTCACATTAAGGCGGTAAACAAGTTGTTGAAGATCCACGGTATGCAGGCGGCGGCGAGCGTGTATTTCAGCCTGCCACTAGCCGCCCTCCAGGTTGGAGCCAACGCTCTGAGGGACGTGGGAAGCGTTGAAGAGGCGGTTAGCCAGCTTAGAGGCACCATAACTGCGCTGCAGGAGGCGATGCCCCTCGTGGATATCTCGCACGGGAGGGTTGTTAGGCACTATGGGGGTGTTGATTACGATATTGTTAAGAGCGCCCTGGCGGGGACTGCTTTGACGGTTTACACCATGAGACTCTATAGGGACTTCGAAGGTAACGGTGTATACTTTAGCGGCGGAGTGGTGGAGGCGGAGCTAGATACCCTAGAGAAGGTTGTAGAGAGGCTGCCCGGCCCCCTACAGTTTGTTAGTATGAATGAGATACACAGGGAGAAGTCTACAGAGCGCGAAGAAAGCGGCGAGGGCCCGGCTAAATACCTATCTGAATCTTGTATTGGGCATAACGTTCAGGATAGGAACTTCATAGCCCACGCTGGGCTAGAGAGGAACCTAGCATGCAGGAGAGGAAGCAGGGTTAGGTATCATGAAAGCGCCGCAAACGGGGGAGAACTCTACAGGGTGTTGGAGGAAAGTCTCAGAAAGACGATGAGGTTTCTATTCGGAGGAGACCAGGGCTAG